The DNA window CTTCTCGGAGGCGTCGTCGAACATGATGACGGCGCCGCGCTCGCGCAGGGGGGTGAAGAGGGCGTTGAAGTCGTCGTCGCTGATGGCGGCGAGGTTCTTGACGTCGGCGGGCTGGCAGCCACGCCGGGACTCGGTGCCGGTGAGGCCGCAGGCGTTGAGGACGCGCTGGAGGACCTGCTTGAAGGCCGGGGTGCAGTAAGGAGCCTCGGCGTCGCTGGCGATGGCGATGGCGGGCCTGGCGGCCTCGGCGACGCCGGTCTTGAGGCGGACGGCGGCCGACTCCACGCCGGCGTGGACGGTGAAGGCGGAGCCGGCGAGCAGGGTGCAGCCAGCGACGACACCGAGGAGGGCGGCGTGCTTCATCGGGGCCTCCGGTTGGACGTGAGGTTGCGCGCGGCGCGGGCGAGGCGGAGGAGGTGGCGAGGCGTCATCGGGGCCTCAGGTTGGGGGCGAGCTTGGTGACGGCGTAGGCGAGGCCGATGTCGGAGTCCTCGTCGCAGAGGCGGGTGTCGCCGAGGAACATCTGGGGGGTGGAGACGGGGAGTTTGTTGTCGACGGCGTGGCGCAGCATCTTGTCGAGGCGTTGCTGCGTCTGCTTGGACTCGATGCAGGTGTCGAGGCCGGGCCAGCGGGTGCGGATGCGGGCCTGGATGTTGGCGAGGCCGCCGCCGGCGTTGGCCTCGGCGAGCAAGGCGTCCTGTTCGTCGTAGGCCCACTCGAGGACGGAGAGGGCGCGGTGCTCGCTACACAGGATGGCCTTGGAGACGAGGCAGGCGCCCTTGTGCATGGGGCGGTCGAGCATCCAGTTGCAGTCGCTGTCGAGGGGGAAGAGAACGAGGGTGGTGTCGAGCTGGTCGAAGATGCCTTCGGCGACGAGGCGCTGGTGGAGCGCTTTGCAGGTGGGGCAGAGGGGGTCGACGAAGAGGGTGGCTTGCTGGCCGCCGCGGGAGCCGACCTGGAGGAGGGCGCCGGTGGTCTCGGTGGGCTTCTCGAGCTTGCCGCAGCCGGTGAGGTAGCTGCTGTAGCTGGGCAGGGCGCTCAGGTAGAGCAAGGCCGGGGTGACGGCGAAGATGGCGAGGCCGGTGAGCCAGGCGAGGAGGAGCAGGGGAGAGCCTGGGCGGCGCGCCGGAGCGGGGGCGTCGTCGATGACCGTGGGGGCGATGGCCTGGGCTTCGCCTGCAAGCGGGACCTGGGGCGGGAAGGGGGCCGGCGCCGCGGCGCCGAGGAAGGCGTCGGTGCGGGCTTCGCGCCGGTCGTGGACGAAGGCGGCGATGCTGGCGATCGCGAGGAGGGTGGAGCTGACGTAGATGCCCGCGCAGGTGGTGCAGATCGATCCGAGCCGGAGCAGGGAGACGAGCAGCATGCCCACGGAGACGAGCAGGGGGGTGACGCCAGCGAGGAGGAGGAACTGCGGAGCGCGCCGGGGGGCATGGCGGCCAGCGAGCAGGTAGTAGAGCGAGAAGGCGGCGAAGAAGGCGAAGGCGCCGACGGCGAAGAGGGAGATGGGGATGCCGCCCCAGTAGCGGTCGCGGAAGAAGGCGGCATAGGGGCTGTACATCGCGGTGCGGCACGCGGTGTCGGCGCCCTCTGCGACGGACAGGCCAGGGACGAAGCTGCAGTGCAGGTCGTGGACCTGGCGGTCGAGGTGCTTGATGTAATCGAAGGTGGAGGAGGCGCCGAAAGCGAGGCCCAGGAGGGAAGCGAAGAGGGCCAGCGCCGCAGGCCAGCGAGGAGCTCGGCTCGGCATGGCTTCTGATTACGTGACCCCCGGAGGGGCGTCAAACGGGGGGCGGGATGGTCAGGTGGAGGGAGACGGCTTGGTGTTGCCGGACCCCGAGGCGTTGCCAGATCCCGACGGGGTGCTGGACCCTGCGGCGATGCCGGCGTCGATCTCGCGGACCCAGGAATTGTCGGAGCGGATGTACACGTGCTTGGGGTCGACGACGAGGTGCTTCGCCTCGTTCGAGTGGACCTCCCACGGGCTGAGGGCCGGGCGGATCAGGCCGTGGGTGGACTCGCCCTTCAGGCGGGTGTCGGCGAGGGTGAACTCGAGGGCGCGCGGGCCGGTGTTGTTCAGCGTCGCCATCGACATGGCCTCGCGCTGCTGTCGTGGTTCGGTGTGGGTCGCCTTCCAGCGAAGTTTCTCGAACCGCTTCTCCTCGGTGACGTCGGCGAGGGGGACGTAGACGTCTTTGACGTTGTTCCAGTAGCTGTTGATGATCTGGCCCTGGGGCACGCTCACGAGCACGCTGTTGGAGATCGTGGACGGCTTGTTGCGGTGGGGATCTCTGGGGTTGTCGTTCTGGATGGCGGACACGTACTCCGCTGGATCGGTGTCGAAGGTCTTCTTTTCCTTCGCGAGTTCACGCTCCCGTTTCTCTGCGGTGCGCGAGCCGAAGGCGCCGTACTGGAAGCCATATTTCGGCACCACGTCTCTGGGGAGGGGCGTGGTGATGGTGTTGTCGGTGTCGATGTACGTCCCGCCGCGCTCCTTCAGGATGTAGAGGCGCAGGATGTCGGAGATGGCGCCGTAGTTGATGATGTTGTTCGGCCCGTCGGTGAGCCGCCACTCCCAGATGAGCGGCTTGAGCATGCCCTCGGCTTCCAGCTTGCTGGCATGCTCGCCCTCCAGCAGCTCGACGTTGGCCCCGGCGCCTTCCACCTTGCGCTTGTTCGCCTCGAAGTCTTCCGGGGTCTTGCTGAGGGTCTCGGAGAGGAGGACGTTGACCGTGAAATCGGGGTGATCCTGGGCAACCTTCTCGATGCGCGTGGCGTAGTCGTCAGGGATCTCGCCGCCCACCCAGATGAGCCAGATGGTGTTGGGGACCTTCGCTCGGTTGCGCGGGATGGTGGACTTGCTGAACTCCATCCACTTGCGGTCGGTGTATTCGAGGAACGAACGCTGGGTCTGCTTGAGGCTCCGCTTCTTCTCGCCCTGGCCGCACGGGGTGGCGATTTCCGTGGTGTCGGCGTCGTCGAGCGCGGTCGTGGTGAGGAGGCGTTGCTCCAGCTCGGCGATGGTGGGCGTCGGGGCAGGGGCTGGCGCCGGGGGCGGCGTCGGTACGGGGACCGGGGTGATGGCGTCGTCCTGCTGCGGGAGGGTCTGCTGCGGGACATCCGGGGTGGTGGTCTCGGTCGTCATGCGAGGTCTCCTGTGGCGCTGCCCCAGATGTGGTCGCTGCGCTGGGCCGCGATCTCTTCCCAGTGTTCGTCGTCGGTGCTGGCGATGAGGGCGTCGACGCGCAGGTTGGGCTCGATCGCGTCGGCGCGGAGGACCTCGCTGGCGATGGGGTGCTCGTCGAAGTTGGGGGCGACGCGCAGCATGAGGACGAGGTACGCGGCGAGGGTGGAATCCCAGGTGATGCCATGCGCGGCAGCGCGCCGGACGCCGATCTGGACGCGACGGAGCAGCTCGGCGCCGTCGAGCGAAGCCACGAGGTCTTCGTGGTGCGTGCGGAGATGCTCGGCGAGGCGTACGTCGCGCTGTCGGGCGCGGGTCTCGCGCAGGACGTCGGCCTGCTGTTCGAGAAGCTTCATCGCAACCTCCACGGATCCAGGCGCGCCATGGCGTGTTCCTCCTACGCGAGGAGATCAGGAACACCAAACGTGGTCGGGGCTGTCAACCCTGGGCGCTGGCGGAGGGTCGTCGTCCTGTCGCCAGGGAGGGGCGGGTCTGGTGCATGCAGGAAGCCATGGGCGGCTGACACCAGGTCGGTACTCGGCCTCCTGAGCGTGCTTGCAAATGCAATGGCCGGTGAGTCGAACCGTAGTTCTCGAGAGAATCGCCGTCCCATGCAGGCGAACTGGCCCACGAGCCGTCGAGGCGCTTCTGAAGATAGAAAAGGGTCGGACCGACGACGCAGAGAAGGCCGTCGAACGGTCGAGGCGAGGGGCAGCGGGCCCCTCGCGCTGATCATGCCGCAGGGAGCGGGGCGTCGACCATGAGGAGGGAGGTGGAGAAGCGAGCGTGGGGCTCGATCCACTGCTTGGTACACTGGAAGCCGGCGCACTCGGCGAGGGCGGCGATGCTCTCCGGGGTGTACTTGTGGGAGCTCTCGGTCCAGATGGACTCGCCTTCTTCGAAGCTCACCTCGGTGGCGGCGCCGGGGAGGCGGACGCGCTGGCGACACTGGCTGATGAGGTGCATTTCCACGCGGCTGGCCTCGGCGTTCCAGCGGGCTTCGTGGGCGAAGGTGGACAGGTCGAAGTCGGCGCCGAGCTCGCGGTTCATGCGGACGAGGAGGTTCTTGTTGAAGGCGGCGGTGACGCCCAGCGGGTCGTCGTAGGCGCGCAAGAGCTCGTCCTGGGGCTTCACGAGGTCGGCGCCGAGGAGGAGGGCGTCGCCAGGCTGGAGGGCGGCGCGGATGGTGGTGAGCAGGTGGTGAGCGCCGGTCGGGTCGAGGTTGCCGATGTTGGAGCCGAGGAAGAGCACCACGACGGGGGTCCCGGGCTTGCGGCAGGTGGCGGCGCGCTGAAGGCCTTCTTCGTAAGTGGCGCGGTGGGCGGTGATGTCGACGCTGAAGCGCGCGAGGGTGCGCTTCGAGAGGTCCAGTGCGGCCTCGGAGATGTCGATGAGCTGCACGTCGACAGGAGATCCCCGGGCCGAAAGGGGCTCACACAGCATGCTGAGCTTCTCGCCGCAGCCACACCCGAGCTCGAGCAAGGTCGCGCCGTCGCGGAAGGGGGCGACCATGTCGGCAGCGTGGCGTTCGAGGAGGGCGCTCTCGGCGCGGGTGAGGGGATACCACGGGAGCTTGCAGATCGACTCGAACAGGTGCGAGCCGAGTGCGTCGTAGAGGTACCGTGGATCCAGCTGCTTGGGCGTGGCGAGGAGCCCGCGGCGAACGTCGTCGGCGAAGCGTGGCGGTGCGGCGAACATGTCCATGGTGTTCGCGGGAGCCTGCGACGATGGGCGTGGGCCTGCAAGGACAAGGCGGAGCACCAACCAATTTCGTTGGGGCGCAAGTTGGTGGGTCTCCCGAGGAGAATGGAGGAGCGCCGTACGTAAGATGCCCTGGACGCATGGTGTTGTCCGCTGGATCGAGCCCTGCTACGAGGCTGCGCGATGGCAGTGCAGGCGCGCGTGGCGATCCCTGGTGTTCCTCCGGTGAAGGCTCCTCTTCGCTTTGCGGATGACGAGGCGTTTCTTGCCGATCTTCCCTACGACCCGTCGGTTCTTTTTTTTGATGAGCTGCTGGAGGTCGATCCCGAGCAGAGCTTGATCCGCTGTCGGATGCCGACCGATCGGGTGATGCCGTTCGTGGAGGCGCAACGGGCGCACCCGGTGCGGCATCCGCAGCACGTGGCAGGCGCGGTGATGGTGCACGCGACGGGGATGCTGGGGTTCGTGCACGCGTACTACCTGCTCGGGCTGCGGCACCGGGACGGGTGGATCGGGTACGGGACGCACATCCACCGGGTGGTGTTCCGGAAGCTGGTGACGCCAGGGACGCCGATCGAGGCGACGTGCGTGGCCGTTCGAGGGCGCATCGGGACGCAGCGGCATTTGATCCGTTACACGTTCGAGATGCGTCACGAGGGGGCGGTCTGCTACGAGGGGGAGCAGACCGCGGTGTGGATGCGGGTGGATGAGTCCTCACCGCCGCTCGGGGAGTCCGAGCTGCAAGGGGCGCTGGGCTGAGCGTTCGGCCGCCCGGCTCGGTCGGCGCCATCGAGGAGGCGGGCTGGATGGGAGGGTCTTGCTCCAGTTCGCAGAGCCCTCCAGGATGGGGGGACGATGAGCGAGCCGTCTGCCCTGCCGAGCCTGGATGAACAACGCCGCGCCCTGCGTGAGGGGGCGCTGGTGCAGCGCGAAGAGCACCTGGGGACGCTGGTGATCACCGGCTCGGAGCGGCAGAGCTGGTTGAACGGGATCCTGACGTGCAACCTGGAGCCGCTGCGCGTGGGGAGCGGGGCCTACGGGATCAGCGCGGCGAAGAACGGGAAGATCCAGGCCGAGGTGTGGGTGGTCCTCGGCGCGGAGCGGATCCTGCTCGCGGTGCAGCGGGATCGGCTGTCGCTGCTACAGGAGATGTTCGAGCGGTACCTCGTGATGGAGGACGTGGAGGTGGTCGACGGCTCGGCGGAGTTCGGGTGGGTCTTCGCGGTGGGGCCGAAGGCTGGAGCGCTGCTGGAGGCAGGGCGCACTGCGGGGGCCGAGGGGGCGCGCGCAGACTGGACGGGGCTGGGTGGGGCCGTCTTCGGGGCTCCCGTGGAGAAGCTCGAGGCGGTGGAGGGGGCGCTGCTCGGTCAGGAGGGCGCGGCGCGGGGGTCGGCAGCGTCCTGGGAGGTGCTGCGCGTGGAGAATAACGTGGGGCGCTTCGGGGTGGACTTCGACGAGCAGAACTACCCGCAGGAGGCGTCGCTCGAGGACCTGGCGGTGTCGTTCAACAAGGGCTGCTACCTGGGTCAGGAGGCGGTCTACATGCTCCAGCACCGAGGGCACGCGAAGAAGCGGCTGGTGCAGATCGAGGTGCAGGGGGAAGGGGAGCTGCCGAAGGGGACGGCGCTGACGTTGCCCGATGGGACGGCGGTGGGGACAGTGACGAGCCATGTGCCGAACCCGAACGGGGGAGGGGTGCTGGCGCTGGGGTATCTGAAGTTCAAGCAGGCCCGGAAGGGGGTCGAGGTTCGCGTCGCCGGGAGGACGGCGACGGTCGTGGCGGCGCGCGGGGGGTCCTGATTCACACGGCAGGGGCGATCCGAGCCTGAAGGTGGGCTGAGCGACACCACTTCGACCGAGGTGCGGCGTCGTCTGACTCCTGCGGGGGGATCGTCCGCTCGGGAGCCGCAGGGTTAGACCGGGTGCGCTCCTGGTACGTCCAACGGGCCTGTCTTCGTTCACCAAGGGGACGACATGCGCTCGTTGATTGCTGTCTCGCTGCTCGCTCTCGTCGGCTGTGGTTCGACGACCACCTATGTGGCGTCGGACACGACGCTCGGTCGGGTCGTGGTCTATCGCAACGGTATCGCCTACTTCGAGCGGTTCGCTCGGGTGCAAGGGGACTCGCTGGCCATGCAGGTGCCAGCCGACAAGGTGGATGACTTCCTCAAGTCGTTGACGGTGGTGGACGCGAAGACGGGGGAGCCGACGCCGATCGCGTACCCGACGACGCCTCCCGGAGGGGAGGGGGACGTGCAGATGAAGATCCAGCTCCCGAAGGGCGGGGCGCACGAGCTGCGGCTGTCCTACGTGACGGAGGCGCCGTCGTGGAAGCCGAGCTACCGGGTGGTGCTGGGGGACGGGGGGAAGGTGCGGCTGCAGGCTTGGGCGATCGTGGACAACACGTCAGGGGAGGACTGGAAGAACGTGAAGCTGGGGGTGGGGGCCAGCTCGGCGCTGTCGTTCCGGTACGATCTGCGATCGGTGCGGCTGGTGCAGCGAGAGACGCTGCGGCAAGACGATCTGTTTGCGCAGGCGCCGCCGACGGGTGGGGTGACGTACGGGGCAGGGCAAGCGCCGCTCGTGGCGGGGGCGCAGCGGGTGGTGGTGGAGATGTCGGACGTGGTGATCGCGGCGGTGGACGAGGAGGAGCGGGCGGAGGTGGCGCAGGCGCGTCCGAGCGGCGTGCCTTCGAGGGGGCCACAGGCAAAGCCGAAGCCGAAGGCGTCGGGCGCGGCTGCGAGGAGAGACGGGGGGGCAGGTGGCCTGGGCAGGTTGCAGAATCAGGCGTCGAATGCCGGGGCGATGGCGTCGATGGCGCGCAATCTCCAGGGGACGCAGAACCAGATCATCGTCGAGGGCTATGCGGACGTGCGGGATGGCGACAAGTTCTCGGCGTCGCTGGAGCGGGCGAACCGAGTGCGTGAGCAGCTGATCCGGAACGGGTTGCCGCCGGAGCAGGTGGTGGCCGTGGGGAGCGGTGAGCAGCAAGGGCGCGCAGGCGGGGTGCGCGTGGTCGAAGCAGCGCCTTCGGTGGGCGTCGACAAGAACATGGAGCTGAACGGGATCCTCGATGGGTCGCAACGCCCGGTGGGGGGCACGTCGAGTGAGAAGGCGGCTGCGGAGCCGATCGGGATCTCGCACTTCGAGTCGAAGACGCCGATGAACGTGCCGCGAGGGACGTCGGCGATGATTTCGATCCTCGATCAGCAGACCGAGGGGGAGGTCGTGTACTTCTTCGATGCGGAGAGCGCTCGGGGGAACGCGCGGTTCCCGTTCCGCGCGGTGCGGGTGCGCAATCCGACGGGATCGGCGCTGGAGACGGGGCCCGTGACGGTGTTCGGGGAGGGGCGGTTCATCGGGGAGGGGCTGTGCGAGCCGATCCCGGAGCGGTCGGTGGCGTTCATCCCGTTCGCGCTCGATCGTCAGGTGGTGGTGGAGAGCAAGGACCAGGAGGAGGACCGGATCGCGCGAATCCTGACGGTGCAGCGGGGGGTGTTCTCCACGGAGGTGCAGCACACGCGGCGGCGGACGTACGCGTTCCACAACCGGTTGATGACGCCGGCCACGGTGTACGTGCGCCATACGGTGGCGCCAGGGTTCACGCTGGGGAAGGCGCCCGCAGAGAGTGAGCGGCTGGGGGCCGCGCACCTGTTCCGGGTGTCGGTGCCCGCGGGTGGGAAGGCGGAGGTGTCGGTCGAGGAGGCGACGCCGGTGTTCAAGACGGCCGATCTGCGCTCGACGACGGGGCGGGAGATGGTGGGGGCCTTTCTCTCGTCAGGGGCCGTGGAAGGGCCGCTGAAGGAGGCGGTGGGGGAGCTGATGCGGCTGCAAAAAGAGATCGGGGGCTTCGAGCAGCGGGTGGACACGATGCGCGAGCAGATGTCGGAATACCGGGCGCGGATGGACGAGCTGCACGCGCAGATCGTCACGCTGCGCGCGGTGAAGACGGCGGGGCCGCTGATGCAGAGCCTGGAGAAGAAGCTGTCGGAGGTGAGCGACAAGCTGTCCAAGGCGACGATCGAGCTGGTCGCCGTGCAGGAGAAGCTGATGGTGGCGCGCATCCGATTCCAGGATGGCGTGGCGGATCTGTCGCTGTCGCGGAAGGACGAGCCCGCAGCGAAGGCGGATAGCGAGCCGGCCAGGCCGCCCAGTACCCGCCTCGGGGGGTGATGGGTGTCGCTAGAGCGCGAGGTTCAGGGGAAGATCTCGCGCTCGCCGTAGGCGGCTGCGATGCGCTGGAGCGCGACGCAGTAGGCAGCGATGCGGAGGGACTGCTTCTTCTGCCGCGCCACCTCGGAGACCTCGCGGTAGGCCTTCTTCATGGCCTTCTCCAGGCGGGCGTCGACTTCCTCGATGCTCCAGCTCTCGGAGCGCTTGTTCTGCACCCACTCGTAGTAGCTGACGGTGACGCCGCCGGAGTTGGCGAGGACGTCGGGGAGGATGTCGATGCCGCGGTCGAGCAGGATGCGCTCGCCTTCGGGGGTGCAGGGGCCGTTCGCGCCTTCGGCGACCAGGCGGACCTGGAGGTCGCGGGCCTCGTCGACGCCGACCTGGTTCTCGAGCGCGGCGGGCGTGAAGATGTCGGCCTTGATGCGGAAGAACTCTTCGCGGGTGATGGGCTTGCCGCCAGGGTAGCCCGCGATGGAGCGGTGGCGCTTCACGTAGTCCTGGAGCTTGTGCGGGTTGAAGCCCTCGGGGTTGTACAGGTAGCCCGCGTGATCGCCGACGGCGATGGTGGAGACGCCGAGCTTCGAGAGGATGACGGAGGTGTTGGATCCGACGTTGCCGAAGCCCTGCACGATCATCGTCGCGCCGCCGAGGTTGAAGTCACGCTCGTCGGCCCACTCGGTGATGCAGTGGACGACGCCCTGGGCCGTCGCCTTCTCGCGTCCGTAGGTGCCGCCGCTGGCGACGGGCTTGCCGGTGACGACGCCCTTCACGGCCTGCTTCATGAGCTGGCCGACCGTGTTCATGTACGTGTCCATGGCCCACGCCATGACCTTCGCGTCGGTGCCGACATCGGGAGCGGGGATGTCGGTCTCGGGGCCGATGTTGGGGCCGAGGGCGTGGAAGAAGCGGCGGGTGATCCGCTGCAGCTCGTCACGCGAGACCTCGTTGGGGTTGAACTTGATGCCGCCCTTGCCGCCGCCGAGCGGGAGGTTCATGAGCGCGCACTTCCACGTCATCATCGCCGCGAGCGCCTTGACGTCGTCGAGCGAGACGCTCTCGTGGTAGCGAACGCCGCCCTTGTACGGGCCGAGCAAGTTGTTGTGCTGGATCCGATAGCCCTTGAAGAGACGGACGGTCCCATCATCCATCTTCACGGGGAAGTTGACGATGATCTCGTTCTTCGGCTGCTGGAGGATCGTGTGGATGTACGGGGGCAGGTCGATGAGTCGGGCTGCCTCGTCCAGGTATCCCTGGATGTTCTTGAAGAACTCGTCCTTCGAGGTTGCCGGCTTGGCCGCGTTCGGCGAGCTCGGCTTCGCCTCTGGGATGGGAACGGTGGGGCTCTTCTCTGCTTTGCTCATGGGGACGCTCCGCGTTCTAGTCCGCAGAACGTCAGGCTTCAATCACGCGACGCGTTACGTACTTGTCGCGAAATCCGGGTTCATGGCCTCGTGCGTCGGACCCCTTCGTGGGGCAGTAAGCCGAGCGCAGCCATTCGCCGCGGTGCGTTAGTGCTGCCACCAGAACAGGATGTAGAAGTAAGTCAACGTGGCCGTCACGAGGAGGGCATCGACGCGATCGAGAATGCCGCCATGGCCAGGGATGATGCCGCCCGAGTCCTTCACATTGACGGAGCGTTTGAGCAGCGATTCCCCGAGATCACCGGCCTGACCCAGGGCGCCAGCGACGACGCCGAGCACGATTGCGTCGAGGGCGGGGAGGGACCGCAAATAGAGGAAGTGGCCGACGAGCGCGCCGAGCACGGCGAAGACGAGGCCGCCGATGGCACCTTCGATGGTCTTCTTGGGGCTCACGGCCTCGTAGAGCTTGTGCTTGCCGAGGAA is part of the Chondromyces crocatus genome and encodes:
- a CDS encoding Glu/Leu/Phe/Val family dehydrogenase, which translates into the protein MSKAEKSPTVPIPEAKPSSPNAAKPATSKDEFFKNIQGYLDEAARLIDLPPYIHTILQQPKNEIIVNFPVKMDDGTVRLFKGYRIQHNNLLGPYKGGVRYHESVSLDDVKALAAMMTWKCALMNLPLGGGKGGIKFNPNEVSRDELQRITRRFFHALGPNIGPETDIPAPDVGTDAKVMAWAMDTYMNTVGQLMKQAVKGVVTGKPVASGGTYGREKATAQGVVHCITEWADERDFNLGGATMIVQGFGNVGSNTSVILSKLGVSTIAVGDHAGYLYNPEGFNPHKLQDYVKRHRSIAGYPGGKPITREEFFRIKADIFTPAALENQVGVDEARDLQVRLVAEGANGPCTPEGERILLDRGIDILPDVLANSGGVTVSYYEWVQNKRSESWSIEEVDARLEKAMKKAYREVSEVARQKKQSLRIAAYCVALQRIAAAYGEREIFP
- the egtD gene encoding L-histidine N(alpha)-methyltransferase, which produces MDMFAAPPRFADDVRRGLLATPKQLDPRYLYDALGSHLFESICKLPWYPLTRAESALLERHAADMVAPFRDGATLLELGCGCGEKLSMLCEPLSARGSPVDVQLIDISEAALDLSKRTLARFSVDITAHRATYEEGLQRAATCRKPGTPVVVLFLGSNIGNLDPTGAHHLLTTIRAALQPGDALLLGADLVKPQDELLRAYDDPLGVTAAFNKNLLVRMNRELGADFDLSTFAHEARWNAEASRVEMHLISQCRQRVRLPGAATEVSFEEGESIWTESSHKYTPESIAALAECAGFQCTKQWIEPHARFSTSLLMVDAPLPAA
- a CDS encoding DUF4139 domain-containing protein, coding for MRSLIAVSLLALVGCGSTTTYVASDTTLGRVVVYRNGIAYFERFARVQGDSLAMQVPADKVDDFLKSLTVVDAKTGEPTPIAYPTTPPGGEGDVQMKIQLPKGGAHELRLSYVTEAPSWKPSYRVVLGDGGKVRLQAWAIVDNTSGEDWKNVKLGVGASSALSFRYDLRSVRLVQRETLRQDDLFAQAPPTGGVTYGAGQAPLVAGAQRVVVEMSDVVIAAVDEEERAEVAQARPSGVPSRGPQAKPKPKASGAAARRDGGAGGLGRLQNQASNAGAMASMARNLQGTQNQIIVEGYADVRDGDKFSASLERANRVREQLIRNGLPPEQVVAVGSGEQQGRAGGVRVVEAAPSVGVDKNMELNGILDGSQRPVGGTSSEKAAAEPIGISHFESKTPMNVPRGTSAMISILDQQTEGEVVYFFDAESARGNARFPFRAVRVRNPTGSALETGPVTVFGEGRFIGEGLCEPIPERSVAFIPFALDRQVVVESKDQEEDRIARILTVQRGVFSTEVQHTRRRTYAFHNRLMTPATVYVRHTVAPGFTLGKAPAESERLGAAHLFRVSVPAGGKAEVSVEEATPVFKTADLRSTTGREMVGAFLSSGAVEGPLKEAVGELMRLQKEIGGFEQRVDTMREQMSEYRARMDELHAQIVTLRAVKTAGPLMQSLEKKLSEVSDKLSKATIELVAVQEKLMVARIRFQDGVADLSLSRKDEPAAKADSEPARPPSTRLGG
- a CDS encoding vitamin K epoxide reductase family protein — encoded protein: MPSRAPRWPAALALFASLLGLAFGASSTFDYIKHLDRQVHDLHCSFVPGLSVAEGADTACRTAMYSPYAAFFRDRYWGGIPISLFAVGAFAFFAAFSLYYLLAGRHAPRRAPQFLLLAGVTPLLVSVGMLLVSLLRLGSICTTCAGIYVSSTLLAIASIAAFVHDRREARTDAFLGAAAPAPFPPQVPLAGEAQAIAPTVIDDAPAPARRPGSPLLLLAWLTGLAIFAVTPALLYLSALPSYSSYLTGCGKLEKPTETTGALLQVGSRGGQQATLFVDPLCPTCKALHQRLVAEGIFDQLDTTLVLFPLDSDCNWMLDRPMHKGACLVSKAILCSEHRALSVLEWAYDEQDALLAEANAGGGLANIQARIRTRWPGLDTCIESKQTQQRLDKMLRHAVDNKLPVSTPQMFLGDTRLCDEDSDIGLAYAVTKLAPNLRPR
- a CDS encoding YgfZ/GcvT domain-containing protein; the protein is MSEPSALPSLDEQRRALREGALVQREEHLGTLVITGSERQSWLNGILTCNLEPLRVGSGAYGISAAKNGKIQAEVWVVLGAERILLAVQRDRLSLLQEMFERYLVMEDVEVVDGSAEFGWVFAVGPKAGALLEAGRTAGAEGARADWTGLGGAVFGAPVEKLEAVEGALLGQEGAARGSAASWEVLRVENNVGRFGVDFDEQNYPQEASLEDLAVSFNKGCYLGQEAVYMLQHRGHAKKRLVQIEVQGEGELPKGTALTLPDGTAVGTVTSHVPNPNGGGVLALGYLKFKQARKGVEVRVAGRTATVVAARGGS
- a CDS encoding glycosyltransferase yields the protein MTTETTTPDVPQQTLPQQDDAITPVPVPTPPPAPAPAPTPTIAELEQRLLTTTALDDADTTEIATPCGQGEKKRSLKQTQRSFLEYTDRKWMEFSKSTIPRNRAKVPNTIWLIWVGGEIPDDYATRIEKVAQDHPDFTVNVLLSETLSKTPEDFEANKRKVEGAGANVELLEGEHASKLEAEGMLKPLIWEWRLTDGPNNIINYGAISDILRLYILKERGGTYIDTDNTITTPLPRDVVPKYGFQYGAFGSRTAEKRERELAKEKKTFDTDPAEYVSAIQNDNPRDPHRNKPSTISNSVLVSVPQGQIINSYWNNVKDVYVPLADVTEEKRFEKLRWKATHTEPRQQREAMSMATLNNTGPRALEFTLADTRLKGESTHGLIRPALSPWEVHSNEAKHLVVDPKHVYIRSDNSWVREIDAGIAAGSSTPSGSGNASGSGNTKPSPST